In Longimicrobium sp., a single genomic region encodes these proteins:
- a CDS encoding GNAT family N-acetyltransferase, with the protein MPNLTISRGPASDADLDTVYQGLRAHNEARVGDPGYSQIHVLLRDDGGEVRGGLAGDVYFGWLFVRYLWVAEEHRGGGYGERLLREAEDEARSRGCHAVWLDTFSFQAPAFYRRLGFQEFGRLDDYPPGHARHFLWKPLAE; encoded by the coding sequence ATGCCGAACCTCACCATCTCACGCGGGCCCGCCAGCGACGCCGACCTCGACACGGTGTACCAGGGACTGCGCGCGCACAACGAGGCGCGGGTGGGCGATCCGGGGTATTCGCAGATCCACGTCCTGCTGCGCGACGACGGAGGCGAGGTGCGGGGCGGGCTGGCGGGGGACGTGTACTTCGGATGGCTCTTCGTGCGCTACCTGTGGGTGGCGGAGGAGCACCGCGGCGGCGGCTACGGCGAGCGCCTGCTGCGCGAGGCGGAGGACGAGGCACGGTCCCGCGGCTGCCACGCCGTCTGGCTCGACACCTTCAGCTTCCAGGCCCCCGCCTTCTACCGCCGCCTCGGATTCCAGGAGTTCGGACGGCTCGACGACTACCCGCCCGGCCACGCGCGCCACTTCCTGTGGAAGCCGCTGGCCGAGTGA
- a CDS encoding UvrD-helicase domain-containing protein, whose amino-acid sequence MQHVPHYLRDLNPEQREAALATQGPVLILAGAGSGKTRTLVFRIAHLLRTGVDPRSILAVTFTNKAALEMRERVAKLVGKEAKGVLLSTFHSLGARLLREHGTRIGLPKDFSIYPTGDQAQIVKRIIAEEVHVVATAGEDVYDAKKILFQIGDWKNRMIDPATAAREVSEGMVQGNRTDDYAVLAAAVYPRYEASLRAAGACDFDDLLLLPVKLLQDDAEVRERCWKRWRYIMIDEYQDTNGAQLEMARLLAGPLKNLCVVGDDDQSIYAWRGADVRNILDFERQFPGCKVVIMEENYRSTQRILEAANGVIRNNATRKAKTLRTGNGPGPKVDLWEFNEAARTAEELEAEMVAREIGVRRWHEQLKWNDFAVLYRTNLQAKPVEEALRVANIPYRVIGGQSYFDRKEVADAVAYLRVIINPADEVSLRRIINYPTRGVGRTTLMKLVEDARDARRSLWETMRHVDEVAAVSRAQREPVKHFVETIEELQVEYRATEAAIAAGQVEERTLCGFARDAVKRLRLEEAVRADNAKSERAAEVRVEILRDFIASIGTYEERTWTAQPLPDEEDDWSPPALRDFLERISLSEDDDKKDKDEDEPDRVTLMSMHAAKGLEFTHVFIIGLEEEILPHSRSVKAVTEETEENGIDPIAEERRLFYVGITRARHRLTLSGCATRQQRGGSIPRQPSRFLKEIPVDLIEHRSGQTRTSLAPEEAKEMKENFFARMKEMLAQGG is encoded by the coding sequence TTGCAGCACGTTCCGCACTACCTGCGCGACCTGAATCCCGAGCAGCGAGAGGCCGCGCTGGCCACGCAGGGACCCGTCCTGATCCTGGCCGGCGCCGGCTCGGGCAAGACGCGCACGCTGGTCTTCCGCATCGCGCACCTGCTGCGCACCGGGGTGGACCCGCGCAGCATCCTCGCCGTCACCTTCACCAACAAGGCCGCGCTGGAGATGCGGGAGCGCGTGGCGAAGCTGGTGGGGAAAGAGGCCAAGGGCGTCCTCCTCTCCACCTTTCACTCGCTGGGCGCGCGGCTCCTGCGCGAGCACGGCACGCGCATCGGGCTCCCCAAGGACTTCTCCATCTACCCCACCGGCGACCAGGCGCAGATCGTCAAGCGCATCATCGCCGAAGAGGTGCACGTCGTCGCCACCGCGGGCGAGGACGTGTACGACGCCAAGAAGATCCTCTTCCAGATCGGCGACTGGAAGAACCGCATGATCGACCCCGCCACGGCCGCGCGCGAAGTGTCCGAGGGGATGGTGCAGGGGAACCGCACGGACGACTACGCCGTGCTCGCCGCCGCCGTCTACCCGCGCTACGAGGCTTCGCTGCGCGCGGCCGGCGCCTGCGACTTCGACGACCTCCTTCTGCTCCCGGTGAAGCTGCTGCAGGATGATGCCGAGGTGCGCGAGCGGTGCTGGAAGCGGTGGCGCTACATCATGATCGACGAGTACCAGGACACCAACGGCGCGCAGCTGGAGATGGCGCGGCTCCTGGCCGGTCCCCTCAAGAACCTGTGCGTGGTGGGCGACGACGACCAGTCCATCTACGCCTGGCGCGGCGCGGACGTGCGCAACATCCTCGACTTCGAGCGCCAGTTCCCGGGGTGCAAAGTCGTCATCATGGAGGAGAACTACCGCTCCACGCAGCGCATCCTGGAGGCGGCCAACGGCGTCATCCGCAACAACGCCACGCGCAAGGCGAAGACGCTGCGCACGGGAAACGGCCCCGGCCCCAAGGTGGACCTGTGGGAGTTCAACGAGGCCGCGCGCACCGCCGAGGAGCTGGAGGCGGAGATGGTTGCGCGCGAGATCGGCGTGCGCCGCTGGCACGAGCAGCTCAAGTGGAACGACTTCGCCGTCCTCTACCGCACCAACCTGCAGGCGAAGCCGGTGGAGGAAGCGCTGCGCGTGGCCAACATCCCCTACCGGGTGATCGGCGGGCAGAGCTACTTCGACCGCAAGGAGGTGGCGGACGCGGTGGCGTACCTGCGCGTCATCATCAACCCGGCCGACGAGGTCTCGCTCCGCCGCATCATCAACTACCCCACGCGCGGTGTGGGGCGCACCACGCTGATGAAGCTCGTGGAGGACGCCCGCGACGCCCGCCGCTCGCTCTGGGAGACGATGCGGCACGTGGACGAGGTGGCGGCGGTGAGCCGGGCGCAGCGCGAGCCGGTGAAGCACTTCGTGGAGACCATCGAGGAGCTGCAGGTGGAGTACCGCGCCACCGAGGCCGCCATCGCCGCCGGCCAGGTGGAGGAGCGCACCCTCTGCGGCTTCGCCCGCGACGCCGTCAAGCGGTTGCGCCTGGAAGAAGCCGTGCGCGCCGACAACGCCAAGAGCGAGCGCGCCGCCGAGGTGCGCGTCGAGATCCTGCGCGATTTCATCGCTTCCATCGGCACCTACGAGGAGCGCACCTGGACCGCGCAGCCCCTCCCCGACGAGGAGGACGACTGGAGCCCGCCCGCCCTGCGCGACTTCCTGGAGCGCATCTCGCTCAGCGAGGACGACGACAAAAAGGACAAGGATGAGGACGAGCCGGACCGCGTCACGCTGATGTCCATGCACGCGGCCAAGGGGCTGGAGTTCACCCACGTCTTCATCATCGGCCTTGAGGAGGAGATCCTCCCGCACTCGCGCAGCGTGAAGGCCGTGACGGAGGAGACGGAGGAGAACGGGATCGACCCGATCGCGGAGGAGCGGCGCTTGTTCTACGTGGGGATCACGCGGGCGCGTCACCGGCTGACGCTTTCCGGCTGCGCCACCCGCCAGCAGCGCGGCGGCTCCATCCCGCGCCAACCGTCGCGCTTCCTCAAGGAGATCCCGGTGGACCTCATCGAGCACCGCTCCGGCCAGACGCGCACCTCGCTGGCGCCCGAGGAGGCCAAGGAGATGAAGGAGAACTTCTTTGCGCGGATGAAGGAGATGCTGGCGCAGGGGGGGTGA
- a CDS encoding class I adenylate-forming enzyme family protein, protein MALRDRFGELTVADSLALRARENPQRPFVAFGDRRLSYAQVDAGSDALAAALHELGIEAGDRVALTLPSWPEFVVAIFAAAKLGAVIVPLNPKFTSPELQYMLRHSETAAVITAENWDGVDYLARFEGFLAALPDLQYVVSVGEEDLWYDDRIHQFEDLVSSGEGRPYPRHEGTADELFAILYTSGTMGKPKGVSLSHRNLLATAAATADVIGVEEGDVVFGVGSVFNAFGLGMGVLGTMAAGASLVLQERDDPEEALRLLESERVTVYHGVPTSFIMAMREPTRGERDLGTLRTGVVAGAPVTEEVVGRIRGGLVPGICVGYSLTETGTLVSVTRPGDPPAKQLTTVGRPLDGTEVVILDTQDRSVLPEESVGEIAVRGPGVMQGYYRQPGETAQVLTEDGFFTTGDLGMLDEEGFLHILGRRKEMIIRGGFNVYPREVEDRLHAHPAVLDVAVVGLPDEVFGEVSCACIVPVEGAIVTGGEIKDFCREVLADYKVPDLVRFLDSFPMTGSGKVRRVELARMISAGESSRPR, encoded by the coding sequence ATGGCGCTACGCGACCGCTTCGGTGAGCTCACGGTGGCAGACAGCCTTGCGCTGCGAGCCCGCGAGAACCCGCAGCGGCCCTTTGTCGCCTTCGGAGACCGACGGCTCAGCTACGCGCAGGTGGACGCCGGCTCGGACGCGCTCGCGGCGGCCCTGCACGAGCTGGGGATCGAGGCGGGCGACCGCGTGGCGCTCACCCTGCCCAGCTGGCCCGAGTTCGTGGTCGCCATCTTCGCGGCGGCCAAGCTGGGCGCCGTCATCGTGCCGCTCAACCCCAAGTTCACCTCGCCGGAGCTGCAGTACATGCTGCGGCACTCGGAGACGGCCGCCGTCATCACGGCCGAGAACTGGGACGGGGTGGACTACCTGGCCCGCTTCGAGGGCTTCCTGGCCGCCCTGCCGGACCTGCAGTACGTGGTCTCGGTGGGGGAGGAAGACCTCTGGTACGACGACCGGATCCACCAGTTCGAGGACCTGGTGTCCAGCGGCGAGGGGCGGCCCTACCCGCGCCACGAGGGAACGGCGGACGAGCTGTTCGCCATCCTGTACACCAGCGGCACCATGGGCAAGCCCAAGGGGGTGAGCCTGTCGCACCGCAACCTCCTGGCGACCGCCGCGGCCACCGCGGACGTCATCGGGGTGGAAGAGGGCGACGTGGTGTTCGGCGTGGGCTCCGTCTTCAACGCCTTCGGGCTGGGGATGGGGGTGCTGGGGACGATGGCCGCCGGTGCGTCGCTGGTGCTGCAGGAGCGCGACGACCCGGAGGAGGCGCTGCGCCTGCTGGAGAGCGAGCGGGTGACGGTGTACCACGGCGTCCCCACCTCGTTCATCATGGCGATGCGCGAGCCCACCCGGGGCGAGCGCGACCTGGGCACGCTGCGCACGGGCGTGGTGGCCGGGGCGCCGGTTACGGAAGAGGTGGTGGGGCGCATCCGCGGCGGGCTGGTGCCGGGGATCTGCGTGGGGTACAGCCTCACCGAGACGGGGACGCTGGTGAGCGTCACCCGCCCCGGCGACCCGCCGGCCAAGCAGCTCACCACCGTTGGGCGCCCGCTGGACGGCACGGAGGTCGTGATCCTGGACACGCAGGACCGCAGCGTTCTCCCCGAAGAGTCGGTGGGGGAGATCGCGGTCCGCGGGCCGGGGGTGATGCAGGGGTACTACCGCCAGCCCGGCGAGACGGCCCAGGTGCTCACCGAAGACGGCTTCTTCACCACCGGCGACCTGGGGATGCTGGACGAGGAGGGTTTCCTCCACATCCTGGGGCGGCGCAAGGAGATGATCATCCGCGGCGGGTTCAACGTGTACCCCCGCGAGGTGGAAGACCGGCTCCACGCTCACCCCGCCGTGCTGGACGTGGCGGTGGTCGGGCTCCCGGACGAGGTCTTCGGAGAAGTATCGTGCGCCTGTATCGTTCCCGTCGAGGGGGCGATCGTTACCGGCGGAGAGATCAAGGATTTCTGCCGTGAGGTGCTCGCGGACTACAAGGTCCCGGACCTGGTCCGCTTCCTCGACAGCTTTCCCATGACGGGGAGCGGCAAAGTGCGGCGCGTGGAGCTCGCGCGCATGATAAGCGCCGGCGAAAGCAGCCGACCACGATGA